In Pirellula sp. SH-Sr6A, the DNA window TTTCGCATTGCGGGCACCGATCGCTTTGAGAACGGCAAAGTATCGAAGATTTTCCAAGACGAACAGGTTGAACATCAATCCCACCACACAGACCCCTACCAAAATCCCCAACCCCACTACTGTCCCAAAACTCACGGGAATGCCGGTATTGTCGATCACATATTGGATGGCCTTATTCCGAAACTCGACCGACGTCATGGCTTGAAGTCCTGTCTTTTCGGAAATGGTCGCTGCAACTTGCTCCGCCGATTGCGAACCTTGCGCTCGAGCGAGAATAAACGACATTTGATTGCGGCCGTTGTTGGTGTACTGCAATGCTTGGGAGTAACGGGTGAAAAACGTAATCGACGATGTGAATTTGGGGGAGTCCTTGACCACTGCCACGACAACGGCTCGGCGATCGTTTAGTTCCACGGTGCGCCCTAGCGTGATGGGTTCATTCCGCCAAACTTTTCCGTACCCGTCTAGCCCCACCGCCACAGCATCCGGACGCCTGAGTTCTTCGATCTCCCCTAGGACCACCTCCGAAGGAACACCTACTAGCGAGGCATCGTCGACGCCGAGGAGAAGTGCCGACTCAAGCTCCCCCGTTGCCGTCCGAATGGTGGCCATCGATTTAAAAAATGGTACTGCCCACTCCACGCCTGGTACCCCTCGAACGCGTCCAAGTTCGGTATCTCGGAGAGGAAACACCGTGTCTAGATTCTTTACCCCAGGATCCATCACCCAGATGTTGGCTTCGGGCACGTCGACAATGACGGCGGCTGCACGTGCCAGGAGCCCCAAGAAAATCCCCAACTGCTGATTGATAAGAAGCGTGGAAAACGCGACGCCAATGACCAAGCCTAAGTATTTGGCTCGGTCGTGAAAAAGCATCTTGAGCGCGATCCAAAACATAGTGGAGTTCCATCAACCGCGAAGAGAAGACCGGCGGATGAAACCAACGGTCGAGGCGTTGTACGGTTGTACCCACGACGCCGGATGCATGAAAGGTAGATGCGAAAGATAAAGGGACGGTCCATCGTTGGATTCCCAAGCCCCCTCCTCCACGGAATCCTGCTCCGCACCCTGCTACTGAAAATGCTCTGCTTCGAGGACGTAATAGACGCCCGTCAAGCCATCGATCTCTTTGATTTGTGGCATTACCTCGAAAGTCCCCGCGAGAGAATGCTGCCGGTACGATCGAGTCGCAAACTTCTCGTTCACCAATCGGACTTCAATCATGTGTGTCAATGG includes these proteins:
- a CDS encoding ABC transporter permease encodes the protein MFWIALKMLFHDRAKYLGLVIGVAFSTLLINQQLGIFLGLLARAAAVIVDVPEANIWVMDPGVKNLDTVFPLRDTELGRVRGVPGVEWAVPFFKSMATIRTATGELESALLLGVDDASLVGVPSEVVLGEIEELRRPDAVAVGLDGYGKVWRNEPITLGRTVELNDRRAVVVAVVKDSPKFTSSITFFTRYSQALQYTNNGRNQMSFILARAQGSQSAEQVAATISEKTGLQAMTSVEFRNKAIQYVIDNTGIPVSFGTVVGLGILVGVCVVGLMFNLFVLENLRYFAVLKAIGARNAKLVGMVFLQAIVVGFVGFSLGLFGAASFFEFAGRNSNFAGFYLPWQIGLLSGAVAAGIIFLASLVALRRLLFVDPAVVFRG